The Cognaticolwellia beringensis genome segment TTTACATGCCATGGCAAAACCATTCCTATCAAGATCTACGGTGAGCCCGTTATCGATATCAGATAAGTCTATTTGCTGTTCGGTTTGCTCAGTTAAGGCAATCTTAGTTTGCTCTGCAGCATTCACCACGCGGTAACTTAACTTTTGCTGTTGAACAGTTAACAAGCGGGTTAATAAGTCTGGCTGCTCGGCATCACGAATAAGCTGTTCTAAAAAGCGGCCATTAGCCGAACTGTAAAACTCAGTTTGATGGTTGATATTATTAATAGCCATTGCTTGCCAAAAACTATTGCTTGGCATAGGTTTGCCTGTTTTTAACAAACTATTTAAACCAAAACTGGGCATAATACCTTTAAGCGCAAAAGCAATATCAAAATCATTACCGCCAACGCGTTCACCACTATGGCTCAATAAATCACGGGTTCTATCAGCTAATACTGCTTGTTTCGGCCCCATTAATAACATTGAGCAATCTGTGGTGCCACCGCCAATATCGACCACTAAAACCTTGGTTTCCTCAGTAAGGCTAGCTTCATATTCAAAACCTGCTGCAACCGGTTCAAATTGAAATTCAACATCTTTAAAACCTACACGCTTAGCGGCATTAGTTAATAGTTTTATTGCTTGCTGGTTACTTTCTTCGCCACGTAGACCTTGAAAGTTAATCGGGCGACCAATGACCGTTTGGCTTACACTTCTACCAAGTGCTGCTTCAGTCAGACTTTTTACGTTACTCATCATTGCGGCAACAATATCTTCAAATAACTCCATTTGTTGCGGCAATAAACCACTGGCACCCAGAAATGACTTTGGAGATTTTATGTAATAGCCTTCATCGGGTTCTTGTAAATAATTATTTAATGCTTGTTGGCCAAACGATAATTCAGTTGGGTAACCGTCTAAAGTAAGCTCTCGTAAGGAGTTTTGTCCTTTTTGTAGCTGCCATTGACGTTGCTGTTGAAAGTTTTTTTGTTCGTTCAAGCTCAAGCGCTTTTGCAGCCAATTAACGATAACATCACGACTGGGGGCATACAAAGTTGACGATATAAATCGACCATGATCACCTAAAGATAATAGTTTTGGCGTATTGTTTTCCATAACGCCGACAGCACAGTTTGAGGTGCCGTAGTCAAATCCGATCATGTGGAAGTCCAAAGATAAAATGGCCGCGTAGAATACTGGTATATTGCACAGTAGGCAAGGGTTTTCAGGTTGTTCGGCGACAAAACTTACGATTAAACTTCTGCCTCGTTAAGCTTCAATTAATATATTTCAACAAAACACTTAATGAGTGTTTCGATAAAGAACTGAGGGGACAATGGGCTTTTGGGATACTGATTATTTTATCTTTTAGTCAGTGTAGATTATTTGGCGGTGTATTTTCTTGTAGATAATAAGAAAAAAGACAGTAGTGAACTGTCCT includes the following:
- the yegD gene encoding molecular chaperone; translation: MIGFDYGTSNCAVGVMENNTPKLLSLGDHGRFISSTLYAPSRDVIVNWLQKRLSLNEQKNFQQQRQWQLQKGQNSLRELTLDGYPTELSFGQQALNNYLQEPDEGYYIKSPKSFLGASGLLPQQMELFEDIVAAMMSNVKSLTEAALGRSVSQTVIGRPINFQGLRGEESNQQAIKLLTNAAKRVGFKDVEFQFEPVAAGFEYEASLTEETKVLVVDIGGGTTDCSMLLMGPKQAVLADRTRDLLSHSGERVGGNDFDIAFALKGIMPSFGLNSLLKTGKPMPSNSFWQAMAINNINHQTEFYSSANGRFLEQLIRDAEQPDLLTRLLTVQQQKLSYRVVNAAEQTKIALTEQTEQQIDLSDIDNGLTVDLDRNGFAMACKRELNAIAVLMKDAISQANCQPDVVFVTGGTAKSPVLNQFLQQQFQDTPIVIGDHFGSVTAGLTRWAKTIYS